From the Sphingomonas phyllosphaerae 5.2 genome, one window contains:
- a CDS encoding zinc-dependent alcohol dehydrogenase → MLAMNYRGPYRVRVDEKPMPALLHPEDAVVRVTRSCICGSDLHLYHGMVPDTRVGMTFGHEFCGIVEEVGPQVRNLKVGDHVLVPFNIACGKCHFCQQGLFGNCHESNAQATAVGGIYGYSHTAGGYDGGQAQYVRVPYADVGPMVIPDWMDPDDAVLLTDVVPTGYQAAEMGGIQKGDTVVVFGAGPVGLMAARSAWLFGAGRVIVIDHLDYRLEFARTFAPAEVYNFREIDDVVVFLKKQTDSLGADVCIDAVGGDAAGNAIQTLLGTKLKLEAGNAIALHWAINSVKKGGVVSIVGVYGPTGNIVPIGNVVNKGITMRANQASVKRLLPRLIEHIRVGHINPKAMITHRVPLTDAADAYHMFSAKLDGCIKPVLLPNGA, encoded by the coding sequence ATGTTGGCGATGAATTATCGCGGACCCTATCGCGTTCGGGTCGACGAGAAGCCGATGCCGGCGCTGCTCCATCCCGAAGATGCCGTCGTTCGCGTAACCCGCTCCTGCATCTGCGGCTCAGACCTTCATCTTTATCACGGCATGGTTCCTGACACGCGGGTCGGGATGACGTTCGGCCATGAGTTCTGTGGCATCGTCGAGGAGGTCGGGCCACAGGTCCGCAATCTCAAAGTCGGCGATCACGTCCTGGTCCCGTTCAACATCGCCTGCGGAAAGTGTCACTTCTGCCAGCAGGGGCTGTTCGGCAATTGTCACGAATCCAACGCGCAGGCGACCGCGGTCGGCGGGATCTACGGGTATTCGCATACCGCCGGCGGCTACGATGGCGGGCAGGCGCAATATGTCCGCGTTCCCTATGCCGATGTCGGGCCGATGGTGATCCCGGACTGGATGGACCCGGACGACGCCGTCCTGCTGACCGACGTCGTGCCGACCGGATATCAGGCCGCGGAGATGGGCGGCATCCAGAAGGGCGATACGGTTGTGGTGTTCGGCGCCGGCCCGGTCGGGCTGATGGCGGCACGATCCGCCTGGCTGTTCGGCGCCGGCAGGGTGATCGTGATCGATCACCTCGATTATCGCCTCGAATTCGCGCGAACCTTCGCGCCGGCTGAAGTCTATAATTTCCGGGAGATCGACGATGTCGTCGTCTTTCTCAAGAAGCAGACCGACTCGCTGGGCGCAGACGTCTGCATCGATGCGGTAGGCGGGGACGCGGCAGGAAACGCGATCCAGACGTTGCTCGGTACCAAGTTGAAGCTTGAAGCCGGCAACGCGATCGCGCTGCACTGGGCGATCAACTCCGTGAAGAAGGGCGGCGTCGTCTCGATCGTCGGCGTCTATGGCCCGACCGGAAACATCGTGCCGATCGGGAACGTCGTGAACAAGGGTATCACGATGCGCGCCAATCAGGCGTCGGTGAAGCGCCTGCTGCCGCGGCTGATCGAGCATATCCGCGTCGGCCACATCAATCCGAAGGCGATGATCACGCATCGCGTGCCGCTCACCGATGCCGCCGATGCGTACCACATGTTCTCCGCAAAGCTGGACGGCTGCATCAAACCCGTCCTGCTGCCGAATGGCGCGTGA
- a CDS encoding ferritin-like domain-containing protein translates to MTTSSDALRELFIVGLRDAHAVEKQALSIMTPQVSRIENYPEVADRLRLHIDETNDQIQRLDELLATFDTSGSTLKDMALSLSGGMAALAHTVAGDEIVKNTFANYAFEHFEIAAYKSLITLAEDAGFSQATPLLTQSLNEEQSMAEWIDKSLPMVTRRYAELYAAEGAFTAKV, encoded by the coding sequence ATGACGACTTCCAGTGACGCACTTCGCGAGTTGTTCATCGTCGGTCTTCGCGATGCGCATGCCGTCGAAAAGCAGGCGCTTTCGATCATGACGCCGCAGGTCTCCCGGATCGAAAACTACCCGGAGGTGGCCGATCGCTTGCGCCTCCATATCGACGAGACCAACGATCAGATCCAGCGACTGGACGAGCTTCTCGCAACGTTCGACACGAGCGGGTCGACGTTGAAGGACATGGCGCTGAGCCTGTCCGGCGGCATGGCGGCGCTTGCCCATACGGTGGCGGGCGACGAGATCGTAAAGAATACCTTCGCCAATTACGCCTTCGAGCATTTCGAGATCGCCGCCTACAAATCGTTGATCACGCTGGCCGAGGACGCTGGCTTTTCGCAGGCGACGCCGTTGCTGACGCAATCGCTCAACGAGGAGCAGAGCATGGCTGAGTGGATCGACAAGTCGTTGCCGATGGTCACCCGACGCTATGCCGAGTTGTACGCGGCCGAGGGCGCGTTTACCGCCAAGGTATAA
- a CDS encoding family 1 glycosylhydrolase, producing MNRTRDGYRDQTILSGHHDRIADLDLFAGLGLRALRYPVLWERTLSASGAAPDWTWADARLARLRELDIRPILGLVHHGSGPRHTDLLDEGFAAGLGHFAGLVAERYDWVEEWTPVNEPLTTARFSALYGHWYPHERSERAFWGALLNQIDATRAAMRAIRRVNPAARLIQTEDLGRTYATAPLANQAEHDNLRRWASWDLLDGRVDRHHPLWDVFARIGLGDRVRRIADDPCPPDVIGLNHYLTSDRFLDHRTALYPAHLHGGNDHLDFADTEAVRVLDPAPGGLAGALRDAWDRYAIPIAITEVHNGSTREEQLRWAAEAWDVAEAARDGGIDVRAVTAWSLLGSYGWNTLLTGGHAYEPGVFDLSSGTPRPTALAALWRALPHGARRHDVVGAPGWWRRQERLLYGTSIVTAASAPAIGRPLLIVGDPSSCGAVAEACSRRALRHVVEEPTLTGDAAIDPWGVIEIRDRRDHRTIMPHFTITNDTVPTGTAAHGPCPAFIDAALDLLIDGAAGTWRFEDDRLVPATSRTTKHAVAKEHTPVSGAAVVRIP from the coding sequence GTGAACCGGACGCGCGATGGGTACCGTGACCAGACGATCCTGAGCGGCCATCACGATCGCATTGCCGACCTGGACCTGTTTGCCGGGCTCGGCCTGCGCGCGCTCCGCTACCCCGTGCTGTGGGAACGGACACTGAGCGCGTCCGGCGCTGCACCGGACTGGACGTGGGCGGATGCCCGTCTGGCCCGCTTGCGCGAACTCGACATCCGGCCGATCCTCGGCCTCGTCCATCACGGCAGCGGGCCGCGCCATACCGATCTGCTCGACGAGGGTTTTGCCGCAGGGCTGGGCCATTTCGCCGGGCTGGTAGCCGAGCGCTATGACTGGGTGGAGGAATGGACGCCCGTCAACGAACCGCTGACTACCGCGCGGTTCTCGGCGCTTTACGGCCATTGGTACCCGCACGAACGAAGCGAGCGCGCATTCTGGGGCGCGTTGCTCAACCAGATCGATGCGACGCGCGCGGCGATGCGCGCGATCCGGCGTGTCAACCCGGCGGCGCGGCTGATCCAGACCGAGGATCTCGGCCGCACCTACGCCACCGCGCCGCTTGCGAACCAGGCCGAGCATGACAACCTGCGGCGCTGGGCGAGCTGGGACCTGCTCGACGGTCGCGTCGACCGGCATCATCCGCTCTGGGACGTCTTCGCACGCATCGGCCTGGGCGATCGCGTGCGGCGCATCGCCGACGATCCCTGCCCACCCGACGTGATCGGCCTGAACCACTATCTGACGAGCGACCGGTTCCTCGACCATCGGACCGCGCTTTACCCCGCGCATCTGCACGGCGGTAACGACCACCTTGATTTCGCCGATACCGAAGCGGTGCGGGTGCTGGACCCCGCCCCGGGTGGCCTAGCCGGGGCATTGCGCGATGCGTGGGATCGCTACGCCATCCCGATCGCGATCACGGAAGTGCATAACGGTTCGACGCGCGAGGAACAGCTTCGCTGGGCAGCCGAGGCGTGGGACGTGGCGGAAGCCGCGCGCGACGGCGGGATCGACGTGCGTGCCGTCACCGCCTGGTCGCTGCTGGGAAGCTATGGCTGGAACACGCTCCTGACCGGCGGACATGCCTATGAACCCGGCGTCTTCGACCTTTCGTCCGGAACTCCGCGCCCCACCGCGCTGGCGGCGCTATGGCGCGCGCTGCCGCACGGGGCGCGTCGTCACGACGTCGTCGGAGCGCCCGGCTGGTGGCGGCGCCAGGAACGCCTTCTCTACGGAACGTCGATCGTAACGGCAGCGAGCGCGCCGGCCATCGGCCGCCCGCTCCTGATCGTCGGTGACCCCAGCAGTTGCGGCGCCGTGGCTGAAGCCTGCTCGCGTCGCGCGCTGCGGCACGTCGTAGAAGAACCCACGCTGACGGGAGACGCCGCGATCGATCCATGGGGAGTGATCGAGATACGGGATCGGCGCGATCACCGGACGATCATGCCGCACTTCACCATAACGAACGACACGGTGCCGACAGGCACGGCCGCACATGGCCCGTGCCCGGCCTTTATAGATGCCGCGCTGGATCTTCTCATCGACGGCGCGGCCGGCACATGGCGGTTCGAGGACGACCGGCTAGTACCCGCGACATCGCGGACCACGAAGCACGCCGTGGCGAAAGAGCACACGCCGGTCAGCGGGGCGGCAGTCGTGCGCATTCCCTGA
- the glf gene encoding UDP-galactopyranose mutase, with protein MVTPQLPAGLDDNAAQTALVRLLERFLAGEPPVSVRWYYTPMMLTFSRHVIAACTVYDCMDELSAFRFAPPHLLQLEDELLGVADLVFTGGWSLYEAKRSRHASVHAFPSSVDVAHFSAARAGRRDDEDRPRFGFFGVIDERMDLALLGTLADARPDWTIEVVGPVVKIDPAELPRRANLHYPGSRSYDALPATIARWDVALMPFAINEATRFISPTKTPEYLAAGRPVVSTPVADVVRQYGDTAAVRIAESGPAFVAACDAALALARGEDRAWRDAADAMLAAMSWDDTAAAMLAEIEPYLPVSAHEHYDCLIVGAGFAGAVMAERLASESGRRVLVIDRRPHIAGNAYDVEDAAGILIHQYGPHIFHTNSAEVFNYLSRFTGWRPYEHRVLAEVRGHQVPVPINRTTLNTLFDAGLETDADAAGFLAARAEPVETIRTSEDVVVSSIGQELYRLFFRGYTRKQWGLDPSELDKAVTARVPTRTSTDERYFTDTYQAMPDKGYTAMFAAMLDHPNITLRLGTDFVAVKDAVTYDLLVFTGPIDEYFGQRYGALPYRSLRFEHRTLPVEQHQQVAVVNYPDEAVPYTRVTEYKHLTGQQSPVTSVTYEYPAATGDPYYPIPRPENQALFKRYEALTLAEPDVLFVGRLATYRYYNMDQVVGQALATWRRWHARQEEAAMATAAE; from the coding sequence GTGGTAACGCCGCAACTACCGGCCGGGCTCGACGATAACGCGGCTCAGACGGCGCTCGTACGTCTGCTCGAACGCTTTCTGGCCGGCGAGCCGCCCGTCAGCGTGCGCTGGTATTACACGCCGATGATGCTGACGTTTTCGCGCCATGTCATCGCCGCATGTACCGTCTATGATTGTATGGACGAGCTTTCCGCCTTTCGGTTTGCGCCGCCGCATTTGCTGCAACTGGAAGACGAGCTTCTGGGGGTGGCTGACCTTGTGTTTACCGGCGGCTGGAGCCTGTATGAAGCGAAGCGAAGCCGACACGCCAGCGTCCATGCCTTCCCTTCCAGCGTCGACGTCGCGCATTTCTCCGCGGCCCGTGCTGGGCGCCGTGACGATGAGGACAGGCCGCGCTTCGGCTTCTTCGGCGTCATCGATGAGCGGATGGATCTGGCGTTGCTCGGCACGCTCGCCGATGCGCGGCCGGATTGGACGATCGAGGTCGTTGGCCCGGTCGTAAAGATCGATCCTGCCGAACTTCCGCGTCGGGCGAACCTTCATTATCCTGGTTCGCGCTCCTATGACGCGCTGCCTGCCACGATCGCGCGCTGGGACGTCGCATTGATGCCGTTCGCGATCAACGAAGCGACCCGTTTCATCAGCCCGACCAAGACGCCGGAGTATCTCGCCGCAGGTCGTCCGGTAGTTTCCACACCGGTCGCCGATGTGGTGCGCCAATACGGCGATACCGCCGCCGTTCGCATTGCGGAGAGCGGGCCTGCCTTCGTCGCCGCCTGCGACGCGGCATTGGCGCTGGCCCGCGGCGAAGATCGCGCGTGGCGCGATGCCGCAGATGCCATGCTCGCCGCGATGTCGTGGGACGATACGGCCGCCGCGATGCTCGCGGAGATCGAGCCGTATCTGCCAGTCTCCGCGCACGAGCACTACGACTGCCTCATCGTCGGTGCCGGCTTCGCAGGGGCGGTGATGGCGGAACGACTGGCGTCGGAAAGCGGCCGGCGCGTCCTCGTAATCGATCGCCGCCCGCACATCGCGGGCAACGCCTATGATGTCGAGGATGCCGCCGGTATCCTGATCCATCAATACGGGCCGCACATCTTCCACACCAACTCCGCCGAAGTGTTCAACTATCTTTCGCGCTTCACCGGCTGGCGCCCTTACGAACATCGTGTTCTGGCCGAGGTGCGCGGGCATCAGGTACCCGTCCCGATCAATCGTACGACGCTCAACACGCTGTTCGATGCCGGGCTCGAAACGGACGCCGATGCTGCTGGCTTTCTGGCGGCGCGCGCCGAACCGGTGGAGACGATCCGCACGTCTGAAGACGTCGTCGTGTCCTCGATAGGTCAGGAACTCTATCGCCTGTTCTTCCGCGGCTATACGCGCAAGCAATGGGGGCTGGACCCGTCAGAGCTGGACAAAGCGGTCACGGCACGGGTTCCGACGCGGACCAGCACCGACGAGCGCTACTTCACGGACACGTATCAGGCGATGCCGGACAAGGGCTATACCGCCATGTTCGCGGCAATGCTCGACCATCCCAATATCACGCTGCGGCTCGGCACCGATTTTGTGGCGGTCAAGGATGCGGTCACGTACGACCTGCTCGTCTTCACCGGCCCGATCGATGAATATTTCGGCCAGCGTTACGGGGCGCTGCCGTATCGATCGCTGCGCTTCGAGCATCGCACCCTGCCTGTCGAACAGCACCAGCAGGTTGCCGTCGTCAACTACCCGGACGAGGCGGTGCCTTATACCCGGGTGACGGAGTACAAGCATCTGACCGGGCAGCAATCTCCGGTGACCAGCGTCACCTACGAATATCCTGCGGCGACCGGCGACCCATATTACCCCATCCCTCGCCCCGAAAACCAGGCATTGTTCAAGCGATACGAGGCCCTGACGCTCGCCGAGCCGGACGTCCTCTTCGTCGGGCGGCTGGCGACCTATCGCTATTACAATATGGACCAGGTCGTGGGTCAGGCGCTTGCGACATGGCGGCGGTGGCACGCGCGTCAGGAAGAAGCGGCAATGGCGACGGCGGCCGAATAG
- a CDS encoding DUF2161 family putative PD-(D/E)XK-type phosphodiesterase, protein MKAAEHVTRPPTGWPETALYAPVKTFLEAQGFEVKGEICGCDVVAVREGEPPVLVIAELKLSFTLELVLQAVDRMRSADTIYLAVVASRRGRDRDPRVLRLCRLLGVGLLAVDPGAHRVEVLGEPTQYRPRANLPLRRRLLREHRRRVGDPNAGGSSRQPIMTAYRQRALACAGAIGDGVARPRDLRHLADDAGTILLRNVYGWFERVRPGHYRLSDAGRQHAVAHRTDEPDTVGP, encoded by the coding sequence ATGAAGGCAGCCGAACACGTCACGCGACCGCCGACCGGATGGCCGGAGACGGCGTTGTATGCACCGGTGAAGACGTTTCTCGAGGCGCAAGGCTTCGAGGTGAAAGGCGAGATCTGCGGCTGCGACGTGGTGGCCGTTCGCGAAGGCGAGCCACCGGTGCTGGTCATCGCCGAACTGAAACTGTCGTTCACGCTCGAACTGGTGTTGCAGGCGGTGGACCGGATGAGGAGCGCCGACACGATCTATCTCGCCGTCGTGGCTTCGCGGCGCGGGCGCGATCGCGATCCGCGCGTGTTGCGGCTCTGTCGGCTGCTCGGCGTCGGGCTGCTCGCGGTCGATCCCGGCGCGCACCGGGTGGAGGTGCTTGGCGAGCCGACACAATACCGGCCGCGTGCGAACCTGCCGCTGCGTCGTCGGCTATTGCGTGAACACCGGCGGCGGGTGGGCGATCCGAATGCCGGCGGCTCCTCGCGCCAGCCGATCATGACCGCTTACCGGCAGCGGGCGCTGGCCTGCGCGGGGGCGATCGGTGACGGCGTCGCGAGGCCACGCGACTTGCGTCATCTGGCCGACGACGCGGGCACGATCCTGCTACGCAACGTCTACGGCTGGTTCGAACGCGTGCGGCCCGGTCACTACCGGCTTAGCGATGCGGGCCGGCAGCATGCGGTGGCGCACCGGACGGACGAACCCGACACCGTCGGTCCTTGA
- a CDS encoding Crp/Fnr family transcriptional regulator, whose product MVGKSAVSMFMHRVGASPAEEEQVRSLPWSIKRIDRHRDILLVGETPDYIFVILEGWAGRYSLRRNGSRRITGFMLPGDMCGINAVTESPMDHAITALTDCAVATVPKRFMEEAVASCPRIGKALWTAKLVDEAILRVWLRNSQDAERSLAHLICELHARLEAAGFVSGNAFDFPITQEHLGDALGITPVHTNRMLRVLRSEELIVLQRDRVVIENLDALRRSCGFDPSYLRLAAA is encoded by the coding sequence ATGGTGGGGAAGTCGGCGGTGAGCATGTTTATGCACCGTGTTGGAGCCTCGCCTGCCGAAGAGGAGCAGGTTCGAAGCCTCCCCTGGAGTATCAAGCGGATCGATCGCCATCGCGACATTCTTTTGGTCGGCGAAACGCCGGACTATATCTTCGTCATCCTGGAGGGTTGGGCCGGGCGCTACAGCCTTCGCCGGAACGGCTCGCGCCGGATCACGGGCTTCATGCTGCCAGGCGACATGTGCGGCATCAACGCGGTCACCGAATCGCCGATGGATCATGCCATCACGGCGCTCACGGATTGTGCGGTGGCAACCGTCCCGAAGCGGTTCATGGAGGAGGCCGTCGCGTCCTGTCCCCGCATCGGAAAGGCATTGTGGACCGCAAAGCTGGTCGACGAAGCGATTCTGCGAGTGTGGCTGCGCAATTCGCAGGATGCGGAACGCTCCCTGGCTCATCTGATTTGCGAGCTACATGCACGCCTGGAGGCCGCCGGTTTTGTTTCGGGTAACGCCTTCGACTTCCCGATCACGCAGGAACACCTCGGCGATGCGCTGGGCATAACGCCTGTTCACACCAATCGCATGTTGAGGGTCCTGCGATCGGAGGAATTGATCGTGCTGCAGCGCGACCGTGTGGTGATCGAAAACCTGGATGCGCTTCGTCGTTCGTGCGGCTTCGATCCATCCTATCTTCGCCTGGCCGCGGCCTGA
- a CDS encoding DUF6894 family protein, translated as MSRYFFHVHDGEDDLDLIGTELPDIAAARSEAARFASGLLRDSATGFGDCSDWRMRITDSADLTLFELIFFAVGGAASFSK; from the coding sequence ATGTCCCGCTACTTCTTTCATGTGCACGATGGCGAAGACGACCTGGACCTGATCGGAACCGAGCTTCCGGATATCGCGGCTGCGCGGAGCGAGGCGGCACGCTTTGCGAGCGGGTTGCTACGCGACAGCGCCACGGGATTCGGTGATTGCAGCGACTGGCGCATGCGCATTACCGACTCTGCCGATCTCACGTTGTTCGAGTTGATTTTCTTCGCCGTCGGAGGCGCGGCGAGCTTCTCGAAGTAA
- a CDS encoding TonB-dependent receptor, translated as MPFAIGGGGVEEGDAKIDRGMEGTDRLRFIRLPIDMRQAHRAEPLRTYVQHPDLRHARPPVWMAGVSDWIEKAATQKNYGNREDFLVNRWGLECETQNPHYIRNIEDGGLRMNRSALPAALLASAAALSLPSIAWAATRPGDDVREPVVDDAAADAGDVVVTARRRTENIRDVPISIQAISGETLERKGTIDLQSIVDQTPGLNTTGGNPRNFSVTIRGIGYAPTAADGLDNAIGVYFDGVYQARPGQVLQDLVDVQSFEVLRGPQGTLFGRNAAAGALNITFNKPSFTSSQSVELSYGRYDFAQAKVILTGPISDTVAFRTVAFGTRADGWIDTPLRPDFRASALQKGIYAPTATNEATTAGTGRWGVRQQLLLDAGALKVNVAGDLNIERDSSSGFSSGGGIIELFGPGNWGINTTAAQQARVTNARTALARLADFGGVQNWLPQVDARTSITNSYNQMRTTNAGISVTTDYDFGWAGLTSITAWRRWSFDPPQDSDNSPIDIYQNMAISHSDQFSQELRLASSGRKTIDWQVGAFFYYSRLKDHYVVHQFGADVIPWYNAYNTVAGNAFTPIPLSFRAQLTGAQIIEDTTVENRTAAAYGQAIWHATDALDLTGGLRYTYDRKNGSSPVDTSRMPPALPAGISNAQLLAFYNAVDAVQRNAGRGYTLPGYPTAVAATGYPLDIATSNDNLSGTASVSYKVTPDVTTYVTYATGFQAGGLDLNNRALNPLAPAVQPTTTTNIEAGLKAALLDGHVTLSLAAYQEKLKGFQTSISFILPDGTPQRGATNVGDIRARGVEWSVAANFGRGIRLTFDGNYNDAVYTRAPSLPAPAELSYNGVANIDAAGQRAPYAPKWALSVTPSWDLRLGARSELYSYAQYSFTTSYGTGVTQSLYTQVPSQSNLNLRAGLRWEDGRYDVSLFANNATDERNIISQALLAAPSGAGVTAYLGRTVTYNQPARYGVTFRTKL; from the coding sequence ATGCCCTTTGCCATAGGCGGTGGCGGTGTCGAAGAAGGTGATGCCAAGATCGATCGCGGCATGGAGGGTACGGATCGACTCCGCTTCATCCGCCTGCCCATAGACATGCGACAGGCCCATCGCGCCGAACCCCTGCGTACTTACGTCCAGCACCCCGATCTTCGCCATGCTCGTCCTCCTGTCTGGATGGCCGGAGTGTCGGACTGGATCGAAAAAGCCGCGACGCAGAAAAACTACGGCAACCGCGAAGATTTCCTAGTTAATCGATGGGGATTAGAATGTGAGACCCAAAACCCTCATTACATCAGGAATATAGAAGATGGGGGTCTTCGCATGAACCGATCCGCCCTGCCGGCCGCCCTGCTCGCTTCCGCGGCCGCGCTTTCGCTGCCGTCGATCGCGTGGGCAGCGACGCGACCCGGCGACGATGTACGGGAACCGGTGGTTGACGATGCGGCCGCCGACGCCGGCGATGTCGTGGTGACCGCCCGCCGCCGTACGGAAAACATCCGCGACGTACCGATCTCGATTCAGGCGATCAGCGGCGAGACGTTGGAGCGCAAGGGGACGATCGATCTCCAGAGCATCGTCGACCAGACGCCCGGCCTGAACACGACCGGCGGCAACCCGCGCAACTTCTCCGTCACGATCCGCGGCATCGGATACGCGCCGACCGCGGCGGATGGGCTGGACAATGCGATCGGTGTCTATTTCGACGGCGTCTACCAGGCGCGCCCCGGACAGGTGCTACAGGATCTCGTCGACGTGCAGAGTTTCGAGGTGCTTCGCGGGCCACAAGGGACACTGTTCGGCCGCAACGCCGCCGCCGGTGCGCTCAACATCACCTTCAACAAGCCCAGCTTCACGTCGAGCCAGTCGGTAGAACTATCCTACGGCCGCTACGACTTCGCGCAGGCCAAGGTCATCCTGACCGGGCCGATAAGCGATACGGTCGCGTTCCGGACCGTCGCCTTCGGAACCCGCGCCGACGGGTGGATCGATACGCCGCTTCGACCGGATTTCCGGGCCTCCGCCCTGCAAAAGGGCATCTACGCGCCGACCGCGACGAACGAGGCGACGACCGCGGGGACCGGCCGGTGGGGGGTGCGCCAGCAACTATTACTCGATGCAGGCGCGTTGAAAGTGAACGTCGCAGGCGACCTCAACATCGAGCGCGACAGTTCCTCCGGGTTCAGCTCCGGCGGTGGCATCATCGAACTCTTCGGCCCGGGCAATTGGGGCATCAACACGACTGCGGCGCAGCAGGCGCGGGTGACGAACGCCCGCACGGCCCTTGCGCGGCTCGCCGACTTTGGTGGCGTGCAGAACTGGCTGCCGCAGGTTGATGCGCGCACCAGCATCACGAACAGCTACAACCAGATGCGTACCACCAACGCCGGGATATCAGTGACGACCGACTACGACTTCGGCTGGGCCGGGCTCACGTCGATCACCGCCTGGCGGCGCTGGTCGTTCGATCCGCCGCAGGACAGCGACAATTCGCCAATTGATATTTACCAGAACATGGCGATCAGCCACAGCGACCAATTCAGCCAGGAACTGCGGCTTGCCTCGTCGGGCCGCAAGACCATCGACTGGCAGGTCGGCGCGTTCTTCTACTATTCGCGCCTGAAGGATCATTATGTCGTGCACCAGTTCGGTGCGGACGTGATCCCGTGGTACAACGCCTACAACACGGTAGCCGGCAACGCCTTCACGCCGATCCCGCTTTCCTTCCGCGCACAACTGACCGGGGCGCAGATCATCGAGGACACCACGGTCGAGAACCGTACCGCCGCCGCTTATGGGCAGGCGATCTGGCACGCCACCGATGCGCTCGATCTCACCGGTGGCCTGCGCTACACCTATGATCGCAAGAACGGCAGCAGCCCGGTAGATACCAGTCGGATGCCGCCCGCCCTGCCGGCGGGTATCAGCAACGCGCAGCTGTTGGCATTCTACAACGCGGTTGACGCCGTGCAGCGCAATGCCGGGCGCGGCTACACGCTGCCCGGCTATCCGACGGCGGTCGCGGCGACGGGCTATCCGCTCGACATCGCCACCTCGAACGACAATCTCTCCGGCACTGCGAGCGTGTCGTACAAGGTCACGCCCGACGTTACGACCTATGTCACTTATGCCACCGGCTTCCAGGCGGGCGGGCTCGACCTGAACAACCGGGCGCTGAACCCGCTTGCCCCGGCCGTGCAGCCCACAACGACGACCAACATTGAAGCAGGGCTCAAGGCCGCGTTGCTAGACGGTCATGTGACACTGTCGCTGGCCGCCTATCAAGAAAAACTGAAGGGCTTCCAGACCTCGATCTCGTTCATCCTGCCGGACGGGACGCCGCAACGCGGCGCGACCAACGTGGGCGACATCCGCGCGCGCGGCGTCGAGTGGAGCGTCGCAGCCAATTTCGGCCGTGGGATCAGGCTGACGTTCGACGGCAACTACAATGATGCCGTCTACACACGCGCACCGTCCCTCCCCGCCCCCGCGGAACTCAGCTACAATGGGGTCGCCAACATCGATGCCGCGGGCCAGCGTGCGCCATATGCGCCGAAGTGGGCGCTCTCGGTCACGCCGTCGTGGGACCTGCGCCTCGGTGCCCGCAGCGAGTTGTACAGCTACGCGCAATACAGCTTCACGACATCTTACGGCACCGGGGTGACCCAATCGCTCTATACCCAGGTCCCAAGCCAGTCGAATCTCAATCTTCGCGCCGGTTTGCGATGGGAGGACGGGAGATACGATGTATCGCTTTTCGCCAACAACGCGACCGACGAACGCAACATCATCTCGCAGGCGCTGCTCGCCGCTCCGTCCGGAGCGGGCGTGACCGCTTATCTGGGTCGAACTGTCACGTACAATCAGCCGGCACGATACGGCGTCACGTTCCGAACCAAGCTTTAG